In Cytophagales bacterium, the sequence AATAACACCTGTGAAAAACCTGATAAAAATCTTTCATAATTAAATGATATGATTTTATGACGAAATTGTGGTAACAGGTTGGCAGCCCTTTCAATGGGGCCAGCCACTAACTGGGGGAAAAATGCTACAAATAAGGCAAATTTACCGATGTGTTTTTCACACTTTATCACTCCCTTATAGATGTCGGCAGAATAACTTAACGTTTGAAAAGTATAAAATGAAATACCAACGGGTAAAAGAACATCCAACATTGTGAATTCATAATTGATATCCCCACTTGCTAATAATGAATTCAGCGTACCAGTAAAGAAATTAAAATACTTGAAAGTAAATAATAAACCCAGATTTGTAACAATGCTTAATATTAAATAAGGCCTTCTACGATTTTTAGTTGGAAGATCACTCATTTTACGGCCCATATAATAATCAATTACGGTAGAGATTATTATCAAAAAAATATAAAATGGATTCCAAAACATGTAAAAAAAATAACTTGCAATCAGCAGAAGAACCCATTTATATTTAGGGCTTACCAGGAAATGGAGAGGAACTACTATTAAAATAAATATTATAAATGTGATTGAATTAAATAACATTATGAGAGGCTTTCGTTATTGAGCAGAGATCAAATGTATATATCTTTATATATTCTCATTAAACCATCCTTTAGTTTTGTAGAGGGTTTATATTTGATTGATTCATAGAGTTTTTGGCTATTTCCTACCCTTCTTTCTACTTCAAAATCATATCTTTTATTAGGTGAGGGTATGAAAGAAATTTTCGATTTTGAATTGGTGATTTCATAAATGGTTTGAGCTAATTCACCAATGCTAAATTCATGCTCATTTGCAATATTAAAGATATCACAGCCATTTACTTTTTCAGCGAGCTGAATACTGGCCTGTATTGTATCATCAATATAGGTAAAATCCCTGGTTTGATTACCTTCACCATAAACGGTAATAGGGTCATTTTTCATAGCCTGCTCAAAAAAGCGGGGAATAACCATTCTGTTGTCCTGATTTACTCCATAGACATTAAAAAATCGTAATGATACAGATTGCAATCCTTTCTCTTCGTATAATGCAGTCAGATATATTTCATTGTATCTTTTGGCAATAGCGTAGCTTGTTCTGGGATCCAACTGAATATTTTCTGTAACACTTTTTTCTATGGCAGAGTGGCCATATACACCGCTCGTGGAAGCATAGATCACTTTTTGTACGCCATTTTTCATAGCTGCTTTTGTGATATTTTTCATCCCGATAACTTCGGTTTCCATCGTTTCAACCG encodes:
- a CDS encoding SDR family NAD(P)-dependent oxidoreductase, producing the protein MKRILVTGGAGFIGSHLVKHLVEKGGEVIVADILLRGNKIDKEILKSVKFVNADVRNYEKMAELSKNCDMIFHFAAILGVDVVADNPVETMETEVIGMKNITKAAMKNGVQKVIYASTSGVYGHSAIEKSVTENIQLDPRTSYAIAKRYNEIYLTALYEEKGLQSVSLRFFNVYGVNQDNRMVIPRFFEQAMKNDPITVYGEGNQTRDFTYIDDTIQASIQLAEKVNGCDIFNIANEHEFSIGELAQTIYEITNSKSKISFIPSPNKRYDFEVERRVGNSQKLYESIKYKPSTKLKDGLMRIYKDIYI